A single genomic interval of Arachis duranensis cultivar V14167 chromosome 7, aradu.V14167.gnm2.J7QH, whole genome shotgun sequence harbors:
- the LOC107458440 gene encoding pentatricopeptide repeat-containing protein At3g49740: MKPWFSQQIFIHTFSKDQPLNIFRLNRILAEFTRSNQYTESFKLFTKIHSSQSLRPDNYTLSTAITTSANSQNLTFGNQLHTHAIQTGLKSHSHVSNSLLSLYSKVHDLHSVMCVFEEIQFPDVYSWTTLLSACTRLDHVDYALQVFDQMPNRNNVATWNAIITGCTDDNGHEDFAISLFKDMHRIGIRPDGYTFASMLSLCKSVELLDYGRHVHSEVVKSGFLARTSVINSLITMYFNFERVADAYEVFEEAGAALRDHITYNSMIDGLVNMERNEDAFLTFKDMLQACLRPTELTFVSVMSSSLPFGFGCQAQALAIKMGFIDFTAVNNATMTMYSGFRNLNEVENIFESMNERDLVSWNIMISSYAQDDISKAAIMTYLKMRRATTEPDEFTYGSVLAASDTSHTVEMIHSLLLKNGLMKVEVLNALISAYSRHGNIKCAFLIFSDLPYKNLISWNSIISGLAINGYLLQGFEQFSALLDTYLKPNAYTLSLALSICSSISAMTHGKQIHCYILRHGFSSEVSLGNALVTLYAKCGSLGMSLGVFNAMIERDTISWNALISAYGQHGLGEEAVGCFESMQTSPGIKPDHATFTAVLSACSHAGLVEEGTHIFYKMVKIYGFLPSVDHFSCIVDLLGRSGYLDEAERVIEGGYFGAHSDLCWSLFSACAAHGNLRLGRRIAKLLLERDHNNPSVSVLLSNIYAAAGQWEEAARLRDVMRAFGNTKQPGCSWIRA, encoded by the coding sequence ATGAAGCCTTGGTTTTCCCAACAAATTTTCATTCACACATTTTCTAAGGACCAACCCCTTAACATTTTCAGGCTCAACCGCATTCTTGCAGAATTCACACGCTCAAACCAATACACAGAATCATTCAAACTCTTCACCAAAATTCACTCATCACAATCCCTCAGACCAGACAATTACACACTCTCCACAGCAATAACTACCTCAGCAAACTCTCAAAATCTCACCTTCGGCAACCAACTTCACACCCATGCCATCCAAACAGGCCTTAAGTCCCATTCCCATGTTTCAAATTCCTTGCTTTCCCTGTATTCCAAGGTCCATGATCTTCATTCTGTTATGTGTGTCTTTGAAGAAATCCAATTTCCAGATGTGTATTCATGGACTACACTGTTATCTGCATGTACTAGGCTTGACCATGTTGATTATGCTCTTCAAGTGTTTGATCAAATGCCCAATAGGAACAATGTGGCAACTTGGAATGCCATCATTACTGGGTGCACAGATGATAATGGGCACGAAGATTTTGCTATCAGCTTGTTCAAAGATATGCACAGGATTGGTATTAGGCCTGATGGTTACACCTTTGCGAGCATGTTGAGTTTATGCAAAAGTGTGGAGCTTTTGGATTATGGTAGACATGTGCATTCGGAAGTTGTCAAGAGTGGTTTCTTGGCTAGGACTTCTGTCATCAATTCTCTAATCACCATGTATTTTAACTTTGAACGCGTTGCGGATGCCTATGAGGTGTTTGAGGAAGCAGGAGCTGCTTTGCGTGATCATATTACTTATAATTCAATGATTGACGGTCTTGTAAACATGGAGAGAAATGAAGATGCATTCTTAACGTTCAAGGACATGCTACAGGCTTGTCTTCGTCCGACTGAGCTTACATTTGTGAGTGTCATGAGCTCTTCTTTGCCTTTTGGATTTGGATGTCAAGCACAAGCATTAGCTATCAAAATGGGTTTTATTGATTTTACAGCTGTGAATAATGCAACAATGACCATGTATTCCGGCTTCAGGAATTTAAATGAAGTTGAGAATATTTTTGAGAGTATGAATGAAAGGGATCTTGTTTCATGGAACATAATGATTTCAAGCTATGCTCAAGACGACATTAGCAAAGCAGCAATCATGACCTATTTGAAAATGAGGAGAGCTACAACTGAACCAGATGAATTTACTTACGGAAGTGTGCTAGCTGCTTCAGACACTTCGCACACTGTGGAGATGATCCATTCCCTCTTGTTGAAAAATGGGCTTATGAAAGTTGAAGTTTTGAATGCACTTATTTCAGCATATAGCagacatggaaacataaaatgTGCCTTTCTAATTTTCTCTGATCTTCCCTACAAAAATTTGATATCTTGGAACAGCATCATATCTGGATTAGCAATAAATGGATACCTTTTGCAAGGGTTCGAGCAGTTCTCGGCATTACTTGACACATATCTCAAGCCAAATGCGTATACCCTTAGTCTTGCTTTGAGCATTTGTTCTAGCATTTCAGCCATGACTCATGGGAAACAGATCCACTGTTACATACTACGCCATGGATTTTCTTCAGAAGTTTCTTTAGGCAATGCTTTGGTGACATTGTATGCCAAATGTGGATCCTTAGGCATGTCTTTGGGAGTTTTCAATGCAATGATTGAAAGAGATACGATCTCTTGGAATGCTCTCATATCTGCTTATGGGCAACACGGGCTAGGCGAAGAAGCTGTGGGCTGTTTTGAGTCAATGCAAACCTCACCCGGTATCAAACCGGATCATGCTACCTTCACTGCAGTTCTTTCAGCTTGCAGCCATGCAGGTTTGGTAGAAGAAGGTACCCATATTTTTTATAAGATGGTGAAAATTTATGGGTTTTTGCCAAGCGTGGATCATTTTTCTTGCATAGTTGATCTGTTGGGTCGCAGCGGATACCTTGATGAGGCAGAAAGAGTGATTGAAGGTGGTTACTTTGGAGCGCATTCCGATTTATGCTGGTCTTTGTTCAGTGCATGTGCCGCACATGGTAATCTAAGACTGGGAAGAAGAATTGCTAAACTTCTCCTGGAAAGAGATCATAACAATCCATCAGTCAGCGTGCTTTTGTCGAATATCTATGCCGCTGCAGGGCAGTGGGAAGAAGCAGCTCGTCTGAGGGATGTGATGAGAGCATTTGGGAACACAAAGCAACCTGGTTGCAGTTGGATCAGAGCCTAA